From a single Glycine soja cultivar W05 chromosome 19, ASM419377v2, whole genome shotgun sequence genomic region:
- the LOC114400776 gene encoding protein FATTY ACID EXPORT 1, chloroplastic-like isoform X1 yields the protein MAAATAISQLGCFSAVHRSSHLRRRSLLFPCPRSKLSVVMSLERHDTDTAGSDTKNTLSYAADVSKLHVEEKKHSYSTKDGHDTEKLGFGEATQESVHQPKRTAKIHDFCLGIPFGGFVLTGGIIGFLFSRSPATLGSGVLFGGALLFLSTFSMKVWRQGKSSLPFILGQAALAGVLIWKNFQSYSLAKKIFPTGISAIISSAMLCFYLYVLISGGNPPPKKLKPSASTA from the exons ATGGCGGCGGCTACGGCAATTTCTCAGCTTGGCTGCTTCTCCGCCGTCCACCGCAGCTCACACCTCCGGCGGCGCTCGCTTCTATTCCCTTGCCCTCGCTCCAAG TTATCAGTTGTTATGAGTCTGGAGAGGCATGACACAGATACTGCTGGGTCTGATACCAAAAATACACTAAGTTATGCAGCTGATGTGTCAAAGCTACATGTTGAAGAAAAAAAGCACTCATATTCTACAAAAGATGGCCATGATACTGAAAAATTAGGTTTTGGAGAGGCAACACAGGAAAGTGTTCATCAACCGAAAAGGACTGCAAAGATTCATGACTTCTGTTTAGGCATCCCCTTTG GTGGATTTGTTTTAACTGGAGGGATTATTGGATTCCTATTTTCACGGAGTCCTGCAACACTAGGCAGTGGTGTGCTCTTTGGGGGTGCTTTACTATTCCTTAGCACCTTTAGCATGAAGGTTTGGAGGCAAGGAAAATCGAGTTTACCATTTATTCTAGGACAAGCAG CTTTGGCAGGGGTTCTTATCTGGAAGAACTTTCAAAGCTACTCATTG GCAAAGAAAATATTTCCAACGGGCATTAGTGCTATTATAAG TTCTGCAATGCTCTGCTTTTATTTATATGTGCTTATCTCTGGAGGAAATCCCCCACCTAAGAAATTGAAGCCATCTGCCAGCACTGCATGA
- the LOC114399065 gene encoding DNA repair protein recA homolog 2, mitochondrial isoform X1: MSLLPRLHILARPLLSPFCQNGGRQIMSRIGMTACSLSSAAEASDFECDAIHDDVKAAEKDNALCLAVSQLASEFSKESMLSLQKIFGVRRAHVISTGSLKLDLALGIGGLPKGRIVEIYGREAAGKTTLAIQIIKEAQKLGGYCAYLDVENALDFSLMESMGIDTENLLISHPDCAENLLSMVDTLTKSGAVDVIVIDSVAALVPKCELDQLGVTTNRDLQSRMMTQALRKIHYSLSHSQTLIVFINQIRLSPKSAKEYGSVEEVTCGGNALRFYAAVRLRLSRVRLIKTEDKVEGVMICAQVVKNKLAPAATKRAELGIKFGRGFCHESDVLDLACEHGIFVKHEGSYFIEGNSFDSREAAELFLAQNHAVCDKVVKDMRRLYF, encoded by the exons ATGTCTCTTTTGCCTCGTCTTCATATCTTAGCTAGGCCTTTACTCTCCCCCTTCTGCCag aATGGAGGTAGACAAATAATGAGCAGAATTGGCATGACTGCCTGCTCTCTTTCTTCTGCAG CTGAAGCTTCAGATTTTGAATGTGATGCGATCCATGATGATGTCAAAGCAGCAGAGAAAGATAATGCACTTTGCTTGGCTGTCTCGCAGCTTGCTAGCGAGTTTAGCAAGGAATCTATGTTATCTCTGCAGAAGATTTTTGGTGTACGCCGTGCTCATGTGATATCTACAGGCTCCTTGAAGCTTGATCTAGCTCTGGGAATTGGTGGACTACCAAAG GGCAGGATTGTGGAAATTTATGGACGAGAAGCAGCTGGTAAGactacacttgcaattcaaattattaaaGAAGCTCAAAAGCTTGGAG GATATTGTGCATATCTTGATGTAGAAAATGCATTGGACTTCTCACTTATGGAATCGATGGGCATAGATACTGAAAACCTTCTTATATCACATCCTGATTGTGCTGAAAATTTGTTAAGCATGGTTGATACATTAACAAAAAGTGGTGCTGTAGATGTGATTGTGATTGACAGT GTTGCTGCCCTCGTCCCCAAATGTGAACTTGATCAATTAGGAGTTACCACTAATCGTGATTTACAATCACGAATGATGACTCAAGCACTGCGGAAGATTCACTATTCATTATCTCATTCTCAAACTCTCATTGTTTTCATTAATCAG ATTAGATTGAGTCCAAAATCAGCCAAGGAATATGGATCTGTGGAAGAAGTCACTTGTGGTGGAAATGCCTTGAGATTCTATGCAGCTGTTCGTTTGAGACTTTCAAGAGTGAGATTGATCAAAACTGAGGATAAG GTAGAGGGTGTTATGATCTGTGCTCAAGTGGTAAAAAATAAACTAGCACCAGCAGCAACGAAAAGGGCTGAACTGGGTATCAAGTTTGGAAGAGGCTTTTGCCATGAGTCAGATGTCTTAGATTTGGCTTGTGAACATGGAATCTTTGTGAAACATGAGGGAAGCTACTTTATTGAAGGTAACAGTTTTGATAGTAGAGAAGCAGCTGAACTGTTTTTGGCTCAAAATCATGCTGTTTGTGACAAGGTGGTTAAGGATATGAGaagactttatttttaa
- the LOC114399065 gene encoding DNA repair protein recA homolog 2, mitochondrial isoform X2: MSLLPRLHILARPLLSPFCQNGGRQIMSRIGMTACSLSSADFECDAIHDDVKAAEKDNALCLAVSQLASEFSKESMLSLQKIFGVRRAHVISTGSLKLDLALGIGGLPKGRIVEIYGREAAGKTTLAIQIIKEAQKLGGYCAYLDVENALDFSLMESMGIDTENLLISHPDCAENLLSMVDTLTKSGAVDVIVIDSVAALVPKCELDQLGVTTNRDLQSRMMTQALRKIHYSLSHSQTLIVFINQIRLSPKSAKEYGSVEEVTCGGNALRFYAAVRLRLSRVRLIKTEDKVEGVMICAQVVKNKLAPAATKRAELGIKFGRGFCHESDVLDLACEHGIFVKHEGSYFIEGNSFDSREAAELFLAQNHAVCDKVVKDMRRLYF; this comes from the exons ATGTCTCTTTTGCCTCGTCTTCATATCTTAGCTAGGCCTTTACTCTCCCCCTTCTGCCag aATGGAGGTAGACAAATAATGAGCAGAATTGGCATGACTGCCTGCTCTCTTTCTTCTGCAG ATTTTGAATGTGATGCGATCCATGATGATGTCAAAGCAGCAGAGAAAGATAATGCACTTTGCTTGGCTGTCTCGCAGCTTGCTAGCGAGTTTAGCAAGGAATCTATGTTATCTCTGCAGAAGATTTTTGGTGTACGCCGTGCTCATGTGATATCTACAGGCTCCTTGAAGCTTGATCTAGCTCTGGGAATTGGTGGACTACCAAAG GGCAGGATTGTGGAAATTTATGGACGAGAAGCAGCTGGTAAGactacacttgcaattcaaattattaaaGAAGCTCAAAAGCTTGGAG GATATTGTGCATATCTTGATGTAGAAAATGCATTGGACTTCTCACTTATGGAATCGATGGGCATAGATACTGAAAACCTTCTTATATCACATCCTGATTGTGCTGAAAATTTGTTAAGCATGGTTGATACATTAACAAAAAGTGGTGCTGTAGATGTGATTGTGATTGACAGT GTTGCTGCCCTCGTCCCCAAATGTGAACTTGATCAATTAGGAGTTACCACTAATCGTGATTTACAATCACGAATGATGACTCAAGCACTGCGGAAGATTCACTATTCATTATCTCATTCTCAAACTCTCATTGTTTTCATTAATCAG ATTAGATTGAGTCCAAAATCAGCCAAGGAATATGGATCTGTGGAAGAAGTCACTTGTGGTGGAAATGCCTTGAGATTCTATGCAGCTGTTCGTTTGAGACTTTCAAGAGTGAGATTGATCAAAACTGAGGATAAG GTAGAGGGTGTTATGATCTGTGCTCAAGTGGTAAAAAATAAACTAGCACCAGCAGCAACGAAAAGGGCTGAACTGGGTATCAAGTTTGGAAGAGGCTTTTGCCATGAGTCAGATGTCTTAGATTTGGCTTGTGAACATGGAATCTTTGTGAAACATGAGGGAAGCTACTTTATTGAAGGTAACAGTTTTGATAGTAGAGAAGCAGCTGAACTGTTTTTGGCTCAAAATCATGCTGTTTGTGACAAGGTGGTTAAGGATATGAGaagactttatttttaa
- the LOC114400776 gene encoding protein FATTY ACID EXPORT 1, chloroplastic-like isoform X2, whose amino-acid sequence MSLERHDTDTAGSDTKNTLSYAADVSKLHVEEKKHSYSTKDGHDTEKLGFGEATQESVHQPKRTAKIHDFCLGIPFGGFVLTGGIIGFLFSRSPATLGSGVLFGGALLFLSTFSMKVWRQGKSSLPFILGQAALAGVLIWKNFQSYSLAKKIFPTGISAIISSAMLCFYLYVLISGGNPPPKKLKPSASTA is encoded by the exons ATGAGTCTGGAGAGGCATGACACAGATACTGCTGGGTCTGATACCAAAAATACACTAAGTTATGCAGCTGATGTGTCAAAGCTACATGTTGAAGAAAAAAAGCACTCATATTCTACAAAAGATGGCCATGATACTGAAAAATTAGGTTTTGGAGAGGCAACACAGGAAAGTGTTCATCAACCGAAAAGGACTGCAAAGATTCATGACTTCTGTTTAGGCATCCCCTTTG GTGGATTTGTTTTAACTGGAGGGATTATTGGATTCCTATTTTCACGGAGTCCTGCAACACTAGGCAGTGGTGTGCTCTTTGGGGGTGCTTTACTATTCCTTAGCACCTTTAGCATGAAGGTTTGGAGGCAAGGAAAATCGAGTTTACCATTTATTCTAGGACAAGCAG CTTTGGCAGGGGTTCTTATCTGGAAGAACTTTCAAAGCTACTCATTG GCAAAGAAAATATTTCCAACGGGCATTAGTGCTATTATAAG TTCTGCAATGCTCTGCTTTTATTTATATGTGCTTATCTCTGGAGGAAATCCCCCACCTAAGAAATTGAAGCCATCTGCCAGCACTGCATGA